From one Paenibacillus sp. FSL K6-1330 genomic stretch:
- a CDS encoding BatA and WFA domain-containing protein: MGIQSWLSLWFGLTLPAIVLMYMFKRKYVDTTVPSHLLWERVLRNLEANRPWQKLQNRLLLWLQLFAAALMVFALMQPFMQVSGGGSAHVVIVADTSGSMSAQIQPSAEGEATSRLQMMQERIKEYVKDQGRRSEITLLSVGASPTTLVSHESDRAAIDKAVDGLRPYYGQASYRETLSLASALTREEHDAEVVIFTDSYWKQDTAPISFQVPVSVEKVQGEHPLNVSIDQFGISLKGETGSSYAAVAVLSTNAKEAMSTEVNLYGDEQLLASKVLNLTPGKKLTESFADLPFAEVYRLELSQDDGYAADNYSFAFGLGHGSSRVLLLTSGNLFLEKALQLSGAEVTRVAWDGSEDKTGEDPGTDQNTDNGTASDVPPVPDGEFDLLVIDGSMPEGFKQGKWAELAAKTPLWTIGGEGTKVGSQGGRAVLAKHPVTAYVTLSGVYFGTLVDQAPAWGEPVVKLGDQPIVYAGSENGRPRLSFNFLLQDSDLPLSPEFPVMVSNALEWMTSGKGSGLGRYMAGAQADIPIAADTVAAKWVPKSGLALVDGLPAAEALRNEQGISPVQLVPEYPGLYAFEQQNEAGEKLKFWLAVTADPYEADWSNDQGPVVSQTSPNSDTAAGERAGTSGHSETARDAGSLMPWLAALALAVIVAEWGVYQRGRSI; encoded by the coding sequence GCCTATGGTTCGGTTTAACGCTGCCGGCTATCGTGCTTATGTATATGTTCAAACGAAAATATGTGGATACAACCGTTCCCAGCCACTTGCTGTGGGAGCGGGTGCTTCGGAACCTGGAGGCTAACAGGCCGTGGCAGAAGCTGCAGAACCGGCTTCTGCTGTGGCTCCAGCTGTTTGCTGCTGCGCTGATGGTCTTCGCACTGATGCAGCCCTTTATGCAGGTGTCTGGCGGAGGCAGCGCCCATGTGGTCATCGTTGCCGATACCTCGGGCAGCATGAGCGCGCAGATTCAGCCTTCGGCAGAAGGCGAAGCCACATCCAGGCTACAAATGATGCAGGAACGAATTAAGGAGTACGTGAAGGACCAAGGGAGACGGAGCGAGATCACCCTTCTGTCTGTGGGAGCAAGTCCCACGACGCTGGTCTCCCATGAAAGCGACCGCGCGGCCATCGATAAGGCCGTGGATGGGTTGCGGCCCTATTACGGCCAGGCATCCTACAGGGAAACCTTATCGCTCGCTTCCGCTCTGACACGGGAAGAACATGATGCAGAAGTCGTTATTTTTACAGATAGCTACTGGAAGCAGGATACGGCTCCCATATCGTTTCAGGTTCCAGTATCCGTAGAGAAGGTACAGGGGGAGCACCCTCTTAACGTTTCCATCGACCAATTCGGCATTTCACTCAAAGGTGAAACAGGTTCATCCTATGCGGCGGTCGCTGTCCTCAGCACGAATGCCAAGGAAGCGATGTCGACCGAAGTGAATCTTTACGGGGATGAACAGCTGCTGGCCAGCAAGGTGTTGAATCTTACGCCGGGGAAGAAATTAACCGAATCTTTTGCCGATCTCCCGTTTGCGGAGGTGTATCGGCTTGAGTTATCCCAGGATGACGGGTATGCGGCAGACAATTATTCCTTTGCATTCGGATTGGGTCACGGATCTTCGCGCGTACTTCTGCTGACTTCGGGCAATTTGTTTCTGGAGAAGGCCTTGCAGCTAAGCGGAGCCGAAGTCACCCGGGTTGCCTGGGATGGCTCCGAAGACAAGACGGGTGAGGATCCAGGCACGGATCAAAATACGGATAATGGCACAGCATCGGATGTACCGCCCGTACCTGATGGCGAATTTGATCTGCTCGTCATAGACGGGAGCATGCCGGAAGGGTTCAAGCAAGGGAAGTGGGCGGAGCTGGCCGCCAAAACGCCGCTCTGGACGATCGGCGGAGAAGGCACCAAAGTTGGAAGCCAAGGAGGACGCGCCGTGCTTGCGAAGCATCCGGTGACCGCCTATGTAACCTTATCGGGCGTCTATTTCGGTACGCTGGTGGATCAGGCCCCTGCTTGGGGCGAACCTGTGGTCAAGCTGGGGGATCAACCCATCGTCTATGCGGGAAGCGAAAACGGGCGACCGCGATTGTCGTTTAATTTCCTGCTTCAGGATAGCGATCTTCCGTTATCGCCGGAATTCCCGGTCATGGTTAGCAATGCACTGGAGTGGATGACCTCGGGCAAGGGGAGCGGCCTTGGCCGATATATGGCGGGCGCGCAAGCGGATATACCGATTGCGGCGGATACGGTAGCGGCAAAATGGGTACCTAAGAGTGGTCTTGCTCTTGTTGACGGCCTTCCTGCTGCGGAAGCCCTCCGGAACGAGCAAGGGATATCGCCGGTACAGCTCGTACCGGAATATCCGGGGCTGTACGCTTTTGAACAGCAGAATGAAGCGGGTGAGAAGCTTAAGTTTTGGCTGGCAGTAACGGCAGACCCGTACGAGGCAGATTGGAGCAACGATCAGGGCCCGGTCGTGAGTCAAACGTCACCGAACTCGGATACGGCAGCTGGTGAACGTGCCGGGACGTCTGGGCACAGTGAGACGGCAAGGGATGCCGGTTCGTTAATGCCATGGCTGGCGGCCTTGGCACTGGCTGTGATCGTAGCGGAATGGGGGGTGTACCAGCGTGGGCGTTCAATTTAG
- a CDS encoding VWA domain-containing protein: MGVQFSQPWFLLLLIPAGVFLYYAYKSDFRLSGFRKKLALFFRTCVILLLILMISGLHGYTVLRDKQVVYLADRSDSMGDSARITNWINDSLAAKGEKDGTAVVSTGLEGAVERRLSSTENAGASLNALLEQQFTGLESGLQLAGSLFEGNSDSRIVLISDGEENVGSMAAAGRLLKDRGIAVDVLPTPKQAIRDVAVEELKVPDKLYQAESFYVEVMIRSTFKTSGELRIYEDNREIGRERVDVTPGENRYAVKGLAKSPGLHRYRAEIFMDGDEASANNAAFDFSRVEGPPNVLIVEGTPGTSGNITAALESGMIGTEVIQPELLPLEAAKYAVYDSIIFNNVSGSDVGGKQMELIEQAVRSFGIGFMMAGGEDSFGMGGYFKTPIEKALPVSMELEGKREIPSLGLILVIDRSGSMDGNKIELAKESAMRTVELLRAKDTVGVVAFDDQPWWVVPPQKLGDKEEVLSSIQSIPSAGGTNIYPAVSSALEEMLKINAQRRHIILMTDGQSAMNSGYQDLTDTMVENKITMSSVAVGMDADTNLLQSLADAAKGRYYFVEDETTLPAVFSREAVMLAKSYIVDKPFIPAVQNAGDWASLFQQGVPALYGYVATTPKSSAQTVLSSPEPDPILSRWQYGSGRTVAWTSDLSGKWSKEWVSWSGFANMLTEIVKWTFPQFTSSPYEVTTETAGNQVKLQVMAEGENPPEKLNAVIGDDEAGEQTVELIQEAPGRYTGLVNVTKPGAFLLSLEDASGEEALQAVPGTGFVVPYSPEYRLSSGSGEEAMKRLAEATGGRVLSWDNPAEVFDRQATSRMNLHDWSYPLLAAALLLWVADIAVRRLALPWGAIGARLAALLRRRPAPVGEAARDAGLERLAARKARAADFYGGSSAKPPQAPPARASTAARATVPGAGTPPRHPAQLRQGAARPRRRRAIRSGRMPRCGKSGRPRRSRPRRLPRRRRRRGTAKDGPREPGRLRKEAPPWIASSKPKNAARADVRPHASA, translated from the coding sequence GTGGGCGTTCAATTTAGCCAACCATGGTTTTTGCTGCTGTTGATCCCGGCAGGAGTCTTTCTCTATTACGCATACAAATCGGATTTTCGGCTCAGCGGTTTTCGCAAGAAATTGGCCTTATTCTTTAGAACCTGCGTCATTCTGTTATTGATTCTTATGATTTCGGGTCTGCACGGTTATACCGTCTTGCGGGATAAACAGGTGGTGTACTTGGCGGACCGTTCCGACAGTATGGGGGATTCGGCCCGGATCACGAATTGGATTAACGATTCCCTTGCGGCAAAAGGCGAGAAGGATGGCACCGCTGTTGTTTCTACAGGTCTTGAGGGCGCTGTGGAACGGCGATTATCTTCTACGGAGAATGCAGGAGCCTCTTTAAATGCGCTGCTGGAGCAGCAGTTTACGGGGCTGGAGTCCGGTCTTCAGCTTGCAGGGAGCCTGTTCGAGGGCAACAGCGATTCCAGAATTGTGTTGATCTCGGACGGGGAAGAGAATGTGGGCAGCATGGCAGCGGCCGGAAGGCTGCTGAAGGACCGGGGCATTGCGGTTGATGTGCTTCCAACTCCGAAGCAGGCTATCCGTGACGTTGCGGTGGAGGAACTAAAGGTACCGGATAAGCTGTATCAAGCGGAGTCTTTCTATGTGGAGGTTATGATCCGCAGCACGTTTAAGACCTCCGGTGAATTGCGCATTTACGAGGACAACCGTGAGATCGGCCGGGAACGCGTCGACGTAACCCCGGGCGAGAACCGGTATGCCGTAAAAGGCCTGGCTAAGAGCCCGGGACTTCACCGTTACCGTGCCGAAATCTTCATGGATGGGGATGAGGCATCCGCCAATAATGCAGCGTTTGATTTTTCCCGGGTGGAAGGTCCGCCGAACGTACTGATCGTTGAAGGAACCCCGGGAACGTCAGGTAATATCACGGCAGCACTGGAGTCCGGAATGATCGGCACCGAAGTGATTCAGCCAGAGCTGCTTCCGCTGGAAGCGGCGAAGTATGCCGTGTACGACAGCATCATCTTTAATAACGTCTCGGGCAGTGACGTCGGCGGCAAGCAGATGGAGCTGATCGAGCAGGCGGTCCGAAGCTTCGGCATCGGGTTTATGATGGCGGGCGGCGAGGACAGCTTTGGGATGGGCGGGTATTTTAAAACCCCGATTGAAAAAGCACTGCCGGTCTCGATGGAGCTGGAAGGCAAACGGGAGATTCCATCGCTTGGTCTCATCCTCGTCATTGACCGTTCGGGGAGCATGGATGGCAATAAGATCGAATTGGCCAAAGAATCGGCCATGCGCACGGTTGAGCTGCTGAGAGCCAAGGATACGGTCGGCGTCGTCGCCTTTGACGATCAGCCGTGGTGGGTTGTTCCGCCGCAGAAGCTCGGGGACAAGGAAGAGGTGCTCAGCAGCATCCAGTCGATTCCGAGCGCCGGAGGAACCAACATCTATCCTGCCGTTTCCTCCGCACTTGAAGAAATGCTGAAGATTAACGCCCAGCGCAGACATATCATTCTGATGACCGACGGACAATCGGCCATGAATTCCGGTTATCAGGATCTGACCGATACGATGGTGGAGAACAAAATTACGATGTCTTCGGTGGCGGTCGGGATGGATGCCGATACGAACCTTCTTCAATCCTTGGCGGATGCGGCTAAAGGCCGTTATTACTTCGTTGAGGATGAAACGACACTGCCGGCGGTATTCAGCAGGGAGGCCGTGATGCTGGCCAAATCCTATATCGTGGATAAACCCTTTATCCCGGCTGTTCAGAATGCGGGCGATTGGGCGAGTCTATTCCAGCAGGGCGTACCGGCGCTATATGGTTATGTAGCGACAACGCCGAAGTCTTCCGCCCAGACGGTTCTGTCCAGTCCGGAGCCGGACCCGATCCTGTCGCGCTGGCAATACGGATCCGGTCGAACGGTGGCATGGACGAGCGATTTAAGCGGAAAGTGGTCCAAGGAATGGGTATCGTGGTCCGGCTTTGCCAACATGTTGACTGAAATCGTGAAGTGGACGTTCCCTCAGTTTACGTCGTCGCCCTATGAAGTGACTACCGAGACGGCCGGCAACCAAGTCAAGCTCCAAGTTATGGCAGAGGGCGAGAATCCGCCGGAGAAGCTGAATGCGGTGATCGGGGACGATGAAGCTGGCGAGCAGACGGTGGAGCTTATCCAGGAAGCTCCCGGCCGTTATACCGGGCTCGTCAATGTCACGAAGCCCGGGGCATTCCTCCTGTCTCTTGAGGATGCCAGCGGGGAAGAAGCGCTGCAGGCCGTGCCAGGCACCGGTTTTGTGGTGCCGTATTCGCCGGAATACCGGTTGTCCTCCGGCAGCGGCGAGGAAGCCATGAAGCGGCTGGCCGAGGCGACCGGAGGCCGCGTGTTATCCTGGGACAACCCGGCCGAAGTGTTTGACCGGCAGGCAACCTCGCGGATGAATCTCCATGATTGGAGCTATCCGCTGCTGGCGGCGGCCCTGCTGCTGTGGGTCGCCGACATCGCCGTGCGGCGCCTGGCTCTGCCATGGGGCGCCATCGGCGCTAGGCTGGCCGCCCTGCTCCGCAGGCGGCCGGCACCTGTCGGCGAGGCCGCGCGTGACGCCGGCCTCGAGCGGCTGGCGGCGCGCAAAGCCCGCGCCGCCGATTTCTACGGCGGCAGCTCCGCGAAGCCGCCGCAGGCCCCGCCCGCGCGCGCGAGCACAGCGGCGCGGGCCACGGTGCCGGGGGCGGGAACCCCGCCCCGGCACCCGGCGCAGCTCCGGCAGGGGGCCGCAAGGCCCCGCCGGAGGCGCGCGATTCGCAGCGGGCGGATGCCCCGTTGCGGGAAGAGCGGCCGGCCCAGGCGAAGCCGGCCGCGCCGCCTCCCCCGCCGCCGCAGGCGCAGGGGGACGGCCAAGGACGGCCCGAGAGAACCGGGCCGGCTCCGGAAGGAGGCTCCTCCATGGATCGCCTCCTCAAAGCCAAAAAACGCGGCACGCGCTGATGTGCGGCCTCACGCTTCGGCCTAA